DNA sequence from the Prinia subflava isolate CZ2003 ecotype Zambia chromosome 20, Cam_Psub_1.2, whole genome shotgun sequence genome:
taaaAGCCTCATTTCTTTATTCTCCAGCTTCCATTTGGGATGTAAACcttgtgaaataaaatgtgagTTTACATTTCAAATACAAGCCTGTAAGTTGCTCATGCCTGCATGCTCcttaaaatactaatttttttctgtatgagGTTTTAAGATTTACAGCAGCATTTGTAAAACTTCAGGGCGTAATAGCCattgttaaaaagaaaaggaaattatgttaaggagagggaaaaaacccccacaacccccaaaaaatccaacagaaaggacaaagggatcatctctgctgcttcttgcaGCTGTGCAATACAGCAATGCCTGCGTGCATGCAGTGCTGGTGTCAGAGCGCCCCTGGAACACGCAGGCACCGACCTGAggcctccctgctgctccacaaCCTCCTGAAGCACCTCCTTGAGTTAAACCTCGGACCAAGCCCCAGGGAAGCCTGAAACCCAACAAAATCAGCCTCCCCCTCTCCTCTGTAACCTGGGGAAGGTGTGCAGCCTTCTCAGCACCGCCCTCTGTTAGAGGAACAGAAGCCCAAAGGGAAATGTTGGTTGGAATTATTTCCCCCCCATTTTTTCTGGAGGATCCGGGAGCCTCCAGGCTGTGTCCCAGAAGTCCCTCGGGAGCTGCAGCGCTGGGCAGGGactgagctggggcaggaggtggaacCTGCTGGTCCTCTACTCACAGAGATACTCCAGAGTGATTCCAAACCCATTGCTGGAGCAGGGAACTTTGGGTTAGGAACACAGGAAGTAGGACAGGTCTTGTTATTGTATAAATTTATAATCTGCCTGCTCAGATGGCTGCTGCTCATCTGAAAATGCTGTTTGTGGTGCACATGGGTCCCTCAGAGATAGAACCGAGCTAAATCTCAGGATCACAGAGTGGCAGAGCCGTGGTGTTGTGCATCAGGAGGGTTTCACTTCCTCCcaggaaagcactggaaaatggggctggagcagaaccCCCAGTGCAGGGGCTCTGTGGGTCAGGGGGATCAGCACTGCCATTCCCCATGGAGCCACAGGATCAGGAACAGCAATCCCCTGCAGTGGTCTGTAACTGCATCCAGCTGCTGTTTAGGAACCCAGCATGGCCTGGGGCGGGCAGTTCTACTCAGAACTGGGGGCTTTATACACATCCCTCCCCACTAGTTCAATGGGAAGTAATTATATTCCAAGGAATGTCACACTGGGATTGCTGCCCAcctttggggtttgtgtttaatgctgctgctgctgctggcattgAGACTTTTGATATCAAATGGGTTTTTACAAAAGCTTTGGGTACTCGTTTTTACTGTCGGACCAATGTTCTGACTATGCTGATGCTCTGTGGAGTTTCACTGGCATTTTCCAAGTGTTTGTACAGTTTCTACAGCTGAATATCCTGTATGTtctgctttgttgttttttattatgGTTTATACTGCACTGCAGGCAAGGACTGCATTAAAACCAGTTTTGGCTAATTCATTGGACTTGTGCGTGGTTATTTCCTATGCTCGGGCTAAACATCCCCTCTCTGAAACTGTTGTACAACTTTAATTAATTGAAATTACTGCTTGGAACGGGGAAGGTTCTTTATCTGTGACAGAAAGTTGGATTGGTGAGGCAGCCCAGACCTCAGCACTCACCTGATGAGAGGTAAGGACACTACTTGAGACAACAGTCCCTATTCCTGCAATTGTAGAATatggatatatttttaaataataatggTTTCTATTGTATTTATGGATTTCCCAAAGTTACAGTAAGGGGAGGCACTGCCCAGCTGGGTGTGGTGCACTTGCTGCCAGGGGATTTAAAGAGAGAAGGGGTTTGGCTGCAGATTGATCTCAGTGTGACCCGAACAAGGAGGCCCTGAGGCTTTGCAAGGCTGCTGAGCCCTCGGGGGCCACACTTGTCTTTGGTGCTCTGTGAAGAGGACCAGAAATCAAATTCcagctttttgctgttttcctgtcATATAAAGGGTTGGTGAGACTGATCCAGCCACAAGTTCTGTCTCCTAGAAGTCCCAGGTTCTGTATGTGTGGAATTcccacaggcagtgctgctcccatCCCCAATTCCCACCCGTGCTGCAAAAGGAATCTTCCTGATTCAGGAGCAAGACAGGAGAGTTTCACTATTTGAGAATAACGTTTGCAGAGCAGAATTGCAGGAGTTGTGTCTTTGGTCCTCGGCCACCAGCCAAAGACCCAAGATCCCTGTGGCTGCTCAGGGGGACACTGAGGTGTGGAAGCCTTGGGAGTGGCTGTCCTGGATGATGCCAAGGGATCCCAGAAATGAAGGACACTCCTGGGGGTTTAGTTGGGTTTATTTTGCTCTCGCAGGAGGCCACggacaggctggagaagaaTAAATAGGTTAAAGCAGAGTGTGGCAGTTACAGAACCCCAACGTGGAGATGCTTGACCGTGTAACTGGAGTGCTTTGCCACTGCACCTGATCCCTGTTCAGGCCAGCACTAACCCAAGGTAGTTGGCCAAAAAGGTTTTTAAACATGCCCTCGACCAACTCAAcagtaataaaatataaaaaaacctcTTGTAATGCCATAGAGTCATATCCAGTTGTTCCAAGACTGTCAGTCTGTCCCAAAATACTTCTGTCCGAAGTGTGTTGGTGCAACAGGATGCACTTCTGTAGTTAAAATGGTGATTTCTGGGAATTCCTGGATGATGGATTTGGCACCTTGGGAGAGACAGCAAAGGCAATAATGACTACAGTGCTTCAGCCCATGTCAAATGTGATCAGCAGCACTCCAAAAGTACATCAGGCTCTGTGcttctgtctcctcttcctGTTCCTGCCTCAGCTAATCATCTGTGAGGAAAACTCCCTGACTTTTGGGGATTGCTTTTTGGGCTTTTCTTCTTTGGAAGTGCCTTTCCCATACACACATACTCCCAATTAAAGTGGCtacaggctgctctgcagttcaGCTGAGTTTTTTGATAGCAATTTCTGCCAAGGCCAATTTCTAATACAACACACAAGATCCTCTTTCCTCCCACAGAAGCAAATGTTCCTCATTTGGATCCCCTTTTACCTTTaacctgcagccaggccagctcTGTAGCTCCATTCAGCTGCCAGTCCTGTTGTggtccagagcagcagctggcctggcagggctctgtgagccagggcctggcagtgctgcaagCCCCTGCTTCTAGAACAttccccactgcagctctgcctttcagtccctgctcactgcccaCACCAAACACGGCCCTGTTGGCTCAGTTTTACAGCCCAGCCAAGAAACCCCAGACCTGCTGTGAGCAAAGGGATGCCCTGCCTGTCCCGTGTCACTGAGgtcactgtccccagctgtccccagctgtccccagctgtgctctctgtgccccCACTCACCGTGGGGCGTGGAGAAGAGGCTGAGCAGGATGATGACGCTGGGCTGGACCCCGTGTTCCACCAGCACTTTGACAGCCTCGATCACCGTGTTCCCAGTACCTGAGAGGGCAAAGGGGGAGAGGGCTCAGGGGCTTTGCCCTGGTTGATAAACTTGTCCTAAGCTGGAATACCTGTGGTACAGCTGGTGTGACTGAATGGTGATTCTGTCCTTTCCCACTGGAAAGGCATCACCTCTGCATGCACTCCTTGTACACGATGGTCTCCTCATGGCAGAACTTGGAGCAGACAAGTAACCTCATCCCAACAAACTCCTTATAATATTAATCAAGAAATGTCTCATAACAGAATAAGAATAACACTGTTTGAGTATTTTCCCATGGCAAAATCCATATAATTAAATCTATATCAAGTCTTAATCTCAGCCATTCTCCCAAAAGCAGCCATGCCCAAACGAtttgctctgcattcccactgGTGCAGCTGAGTAAGGtgtgtcctggcacagcctgatcaatcccctcctctgtcccctgtgtcctggcacagcctgatcaattctgtcccctgtgtcctggcacagcctgatCAGTTCTCTGTCACCAAATGGAGCAGCAAACCCAACCAAAGCCCTGGACTGTGGAATTTTCTTTGGGGGGGCGCTCggggcagcctggctgcccatGCCGGGGCAGACACTCACTCAGGATCGGGTACATGAGCAGCACTTTCCTCCTGTAGATGTCTGGGGGGAACTTGGCGTAGTACACCTTGGCCCGCTGCGTCTCCTCGTCGCTCTGGATCAGGATCTTCCCGATGCGGATGGAGCGGCAGCAGTCCCGCAGGCCCTGCTCCATGGCCtcccctgcaggggcagcaaaaacacagcagagggGGACACTGAGAAAGGGCTTGGGGACAAGGGGCTGCAGGAAAGGGACAGGCCCAGAGGGACATTCACAAAGGGACACTCCCAGAGGGACAGTCCCCAAAAGGACAGTCCCCAGTGGACACTCCCCAGTGGACAGTCATCAATGGACAGTACTAAAGGGACAGTCCCCAGTGGACACTCCCCAGTGGACAGTCCCCCCCTGTGCTGGTGAACAGTTTTCAGCATTCAAGCTCTCCAGgctcttccccttttccctgtcTGCAGCAAACCGCGTCTCCTCGGTGCTGCCGAGCCCTGGGTTTGGTGCTCccccagctgtgctctctgtgccaggaggagctggaaaggTCCCAGGGGGCGGGCGGGGTTTGGGGACATCCCGGGGACAGAGGGTGGGGCAGAGTGCGAGGCCGCTGGGTCTGATCCAAAGCACAGCTCCAAAGGTTTGCCCAGCTGGGCAGTACCAGGGACTCTGCCCCAcggagcggggctgggctgggcccagctctgggcacgGGTGGAAACAGGGGAGGGCACCTGGCCcctcacaggcagcagctgccaggaaagaggcacaggagctctgctccagccattTGTCTCCTTAAAGGTTAATGGAGAGATTCCTGGACATTCTGTTATCAAGGATACCCAAGACAGAATTTGGATAAACCTGTTGTTGCACATCTTTGAAAGGAAGTTGCTTACAGGTTTCCAAAGCATTTAATGTGTGCCCCTTCAGCAGCACCTACCACTTCTCATGATGCTGACCCCGCAGTTTCCCTTTTCAAACCGGACTCCTTCGTACTTGTGTCCTGTGAGGAGAGAAGCCAGGGCTCAGTGGCAGTGGCTGCTCCTTCTGCCCTCTCTGCACAGAGGAGAGGGTCCTGGATCTGCCACTGATGGTGACAGATGTGACACTGATGCCCTGAGAGactgacctggaacagaggctggCCAGTGTTAAAGGAGTAAAGTAGGAATTTATTTAAAGGCCTTccaaggacacaccttgggcacTACAAGAGCCCAGGGCCATGGCTACACCCTAGATATGGACCAGGGCTCAcgagttttcacacttttataaattttggtccatttacatattggggttaattttccaattgcagcttcaggtaatgaagtcccaccctcccagtttgctcccctCAACTCCCTGTTGTTTAAACTTTAcgggcctgaagctgcaacagtgtccttggttctcaggctggaaaaggattttgtCTAACTAagctgtgaggagaacttgctaacactttataagaagttcagagttatatactAATGCAGCACAGTGTctggaaaatataaaagctaaaacttaagacATCAAACCCAATGCTCAAGATGTGAAGCAGCTTCTGTTTGACGTAAAAAGGAGCACAGGTAAGGGTGGTGCCTCCTGGGTGGGTGTCTGAACTCTGTTTTACAGCTGAGGGTTTGCAGTCCATCATTTCTCCAAGTGCAGGTAAAGCCACAGCAACGCTTTACTGCAGGAGGGAGTGTCACCTGCAGGAATGCACGTGCAGCTCTCAGGGGGCAGgactcagctgtgctgtgggtcaCAGCACGGGGCTGAGCTGTTACCCCAGCCTGCTGATGCCCTCAGCACCTGAGTATCTGTAACCTTACAGATCTGTACAGCTGACAGGAggagccacagctcctgcagtggtTTTCTCTAGTGCCACCACAGCCACTTTTCATTTCCTGCTCATCCTCACTCCCAGCTGgccccagctgcagggccaggTTCAGGCTggcaaggcagagctgcttgTGCCAAGCACCTCTTCCTTAATGTGAAACGTCTTCAGTTTTAACTCAAGGCTGTGGTGTGGGCAGGTGAATGATCCTGCACATACACTGGTACATTTTCATCGTGGTTTTGCAAGACCAATTCAATCCTGAGTGCAATGACAGTGTTGGCTGGTTTGCTCAGCTGTGTTGTTATGTGCCTTGCAGCTTTTCAAACCAGCAGGGACActctgggctccccagggaagggctggtggCACCAAGTCTGGCAGAGTCCAAAGGCCATCTGGGTGTTGCAGAGTTCAGTTTTAAGCAGCTctctgaggagcagggagttggACTCAATAATCCACCTCAGGATACTTTGTAACTCTTGTAATAATTCCATGTATTCTGATATCAGTTCCACTTCCAGGGGTGATTTCCCATGTACCTGTTGGAGTGGTCACAGTACATTCTGTGTAGGGCAGTTGATTCAGTCCCTCTTCAACCACGAGTCTGATCTGTGGAACCAAAGAGAAGGCTCAGCTTAGAGGGGTTGTTATCTCTGGAGATAAGGCACTACATGGCAGCAGTAGCTACAAGGACTGGATGAGCTCAAAGAGTCTAAAAGGGTCTCTAACAGCAATTAGGGACTGAATTTAGAGACCTTTTGGGGATGAGGCCTATGTTTTGGCCACAAATCATACAAAGgcactgcaaaataaaattggGAGAAGAGACAGGTTCATAAGAACGATAAAACTGACTTTATTTACATCTGGCAGGCAGAGGCTTCACAGACAAATTATTCTCAACAGATGAGTGAGGCACCAATGCATTCATTTGCTGACAGGACATCCTGATGAGGGAAAGGGGAGGCTGCCCCTCAGCCAGGCTCTACTTTCACATCCCTGTTTCTAGGACTAAactgcagctgggcagccccagAAGCTGCAGCAATGCACACacaccagcagtgcccagagacAAGTCTAGGAATCTCTTTAtcagctccatccccagctcctgccagctctggttTCCCTGTGGTGCTCTGCCAATCCCTGCACTTTTGGATGGTCCAGGTGGAGGCAGCTCCTGacccccccagccctcccctggtgctgccctgaaaaacacaaaactcaTCCATCTGCACCAGAATGATTGTCCTGAAGGATGCTCTGGGTGTTAAAGACGTGAGAATTCTCTCTGTTCATGAGCCAAAGATTCACAGGCCAGAACTGCTCAAGGAAAGCTGCTGCCAAGCAAGAGCTTTAACTAAAAAATCACTGATTATTCAAAGTTCACTGTGGGACTGCAGAAGTGAGGCAATGctcctgggatggagcaggtgTACTGCTCACCTCAGGCAGTTCTTATTCCAGAAACAGCCTGGAAGGTTTTTCTGTCCTTCCATTCTGTCCTAGTTCCTGGCATAcaagcagcctctgctccaaaTGCTCCCTTACATTTATAATCTCTCTTTCAAGGTATTTTTACCCACTTTAGTACAACTTTTTCTTCCTAGACTGTGTTTGTGGCAGCCATACT
Encoded proteins:
- the UPRT gene encoding uracil phosphoribosyltransferase homolog, with amino-acid sequence MEAMPCQNQRLGPRPQDEPPAPATAAASGGSRLIRFAEPSDDSGCPSPDSSSSSNGVVAEAPVPAEEGGAPAIGPQLKLLPMNDQLRELQTIIRDKKSSRGDFVFSADRLIRLVVEEGLNQLPYTECTVTTPTGHKYEGVRFEKGNCGVSIMRSGEAMEQGLRDCCRSIRIGKILIQSDEETQRAKVYYAKFPPDIYRRKVLLMYPILSTGNTVIEAVKVLVEHGVQPSVIILLSLFSTPHGAKSIIQEFPEITILTTEVHPVAPTHFGQKYFGTD